AAAAGTAAGCAATACTGTAGTAGATAACGATGCTTGTATAGATGATATAACGGAAGTAGATATAAAGAAACAATTATTAGTAGATAATCCTAAAGATGCAGAAAGTTACTTAGACATGAAAGCTAAGACTCCTGCAAGAATAGGGATAGGTAGATGTGGTGCTAGATACAAAACAGAAACAGTTTTAAGATTCAGAGCAGACCACGCTGCTGCACAAGATGCTGTATTCTCATATGTAAATGAAGATTTCGTAAAAGAAAATAACATGTTCGCAGTAGAAACTTTATGTAATGATAAAGATGAGTACTTAACAAGACCAGACCTTGGTAGAAAGTTCTCACAAGAAACTATAAAAGCTTTAAAAGATAAAGTAGGAACTAATCAAAAAGTACTAATTATGGTAGGAGATGGATTAAGCTCAGCTGCAATAGAAGCAAACTTAAAAGATTGTGTACCAGCTATAAAGCAAGGATTAAAAATGTATGGTATAGAATGCGG
Above is a genomic segment from Romboutsia lituseburensis containing:
- the eutC gene encoding ethanolamine ammonia-lyase subunit EutC, which codes for MNEKDLKALVEQLVGQMVGDIDSNVIAETVKKVSNTVVDNDACIDDITEVDIKKQLLVDNPKDAESYLDMKAKTPARIGIGRCGARYKTETVLRFRADHAAAQDAVFSYVNEDFVKENNMFAVETLCNDKDEYLTRPDLGRKFSQETIKALKDKVGTNQKVLIMVGDGLSSAAIEANLKDCVPAIKQGLKMYGIECGELVFVKHCRVGAMDHLGEELGCEVICMLVGERPGLVTAESMSAYIAYKPYIGMAEAKRTVISNIHKGGTTAVEAGAHIAELIKTMLDKKASGIDLK